A region of Streptomyces paludis DNA encodes the following proteins:
- a CDS encoding DUF397 domain-containing protein, with amino-acid sequence MKSSYSAAGGECVEVATNAPDTVAIRDSKHPTGPILRLTPTTWTTFRNAVGTPTDPQESESPLVRKACDAAEQRAKVL; translated from the coding sequence GTGAAGTCCTCCTACAGCGCCGCGGGCGGCGAATGCGTCGAGGTGGCCACCAACGCCCCCGACACCGTCGCCATACGCGACTCCAAACACCCCACCGGCCCCATACTCCGCCTCACCCCCACCACCTGGACCACCTTCCGCAACGCGGTTGGCACACCAACGGACCCACAGGAATCCGAGTCGCCACTCGTGAGGAAGGCCTGCGATGCCGCAGAGCAGCGTGCCAAAGTTCTCTGA
- a CDS encoding DUF397 domain-containing protein: protein MFPYEFTKSSHSIGNGECVEVATNAPDAVAIRDSKHPTGPILRLTPTTWTTFRNAVSAPADARGH from the coding sequence ATGTTCCCCTACGAATTCACGAAGTCCAGCCACAGCATCGGCAACGGCGAATGCGTCGAGGTGGCCACCAACGCCCCCGACGCCGTCGCCATACGCGACTCCAAACACCCCACCGGCCCCATACTCCGCCTCACCCCCACCACCTGGACCACCTTCCGCAACGCGGTCAGCGCACCGGCGGACGCACGAGGACACTGA
- a CDS encoding helix-turn-helix domain-containing protein has translation MPESRTSRGTSVSTVLARRLGSELLRLREAVGLKQPHAAEALGVSVAKVAKVERGWVPVRDLDIKALCELYETRDPKTVASLLALAKADRDRRKAKGWWKQFPELGTQVEYAALEDVAAQVRTQQLNVVPGLLQTADHARALAVGCEAWSGPDEVERVVQARLARQQRLDGANPLQLWAVIAEGVLHQQVGGPSTMRAQLTHLLKLTERPNIKVQILPFTSGAHAGLGGAFNILSFAEPGALDVVYLDTPASSLWVESEQDAARHTTIFEHVVRNSLPPTDSQSLIRRALKEL, from the coding sequence GTGCCAGAGAGTCGGACCAGCCGAGGAACCTCGGTCTCCACCGTCCTCGCCCGGAGGTTGGGCAGCGAACTGCTGCGTCTGCGCGAGGCCGTTGGCCTCAAGCAGCCGCACGCGGCCGAGGCACTCGGCGTATCCGTCGCGAAGGTCGCCAAGGTGGAACGGGGCTGGGTGCCGGTGCGCGACCTGGACATCAAGGCACTGTGCGAGCTGTACGAGACCAGGGACCCGAAGACGGTCGCGAGCCTCCTCGCGCTCGCCAAGGCGGACCGGGACCGGCGCAAGGCCAAAGGCTGGTGGAAGCAGTTCCCGGAGTTGGGCACCCAGGTCGAGTACGCGGCGCTGGAAGATGTCGCCGCGCAGGTGCGCACTCAGCAGCTCAACGTCGTCCCCGGACTGCTCCAGACCGCCGACCACGCACGCGCCCTGGCGGTCGGCTGCGAAGCGTGGTCAGGGCCGGACGAGGTGGAGCGCGTCGTGCAAGCACGCCTCGCCCGCCAGCAGCGGCTCGACGGCGCGAACCCGCTCCAGCTGTGGGCCGTGATCGCGGAAGGTGTCCTGCATCAGCAGGTGGGCGGCCCCAGCACAATGCGCGCGCAGCTCACCCACCTGCTCAAGCTCACCGAGCGCCCGAACATCAAGGTCCAGATACTTCCGTTCACCTCCGGCGCACACGCGGGCCTGGGAGGCGCCTTCAACATCCTGTCGTTCGCCGAACCTGGCGCGTTGGACGTGGTCTACCTGGACACCCCTGCGTCTAGCCTGTGGGTGGAGAGCGAACAGGACGCGGCCCGCCACACGACCATCTTCGAGCACGTCGTGCGGAACTCCTTGCCGCCGACCGACTCTCAGTCGCTCATCAGGCGCGCGCTCAAGGAGCTTTAG
- a CDS encoding ATP-binding protein gives MTADQEVPGPQEFVPVAPVVLFEDCLSYAPVTGSVTLARRRAGQVVAEWGRPELAWSAALLVSELATNALLHGCLRGRLFQVRVTLRTDVLRIEVSDAREERLPVPRVAGDGDCFGRGLVIVRELADRWGVGPRTVGKTVFAEIGLELPER, from the coding sequence ATGACCGCAGACCAAGAGGTCCCCGGACCGCAGGAGTTCGTCCCGGTGGCGCCGGTCGTCCTCTTCGAGGACTGCCTGAGCTACGCCCCCGTCACCGGCAGCGTGACGCTCGCGCGGCGGCGGGCCGGGCAGGTGGTCGCCGAGTGGGGGCGGCCCGAACTCGCCTGGTCGGCGGCCCTGTTGGTCAGCGAGCTGGCCACCAACGCGCTGCTGCACGGCTGTCTGCGTGGGCGGCTTTTTCAGGTGCGCGTCACTCTTCGTACGGACGTCCTCCGGATCGAGGTCAGTGACGCACGTGAGGAGCGGCTGCCGGTTCCGCGTGTCGCGGGTGACGGGGACTGCTTCGGCCGGGGGCTGGTCATCGTCCGGGAGCTGGCCGACCGGTGGGGTGTTGGGCCACGTACGGTCGGGAAGACCGTGTTCGCCGAGATCGGCCTTGAGCTGCCGGAACGGTGA
- a CDS encoding SMI1/KNR4 family protein, whose protein sequence is MSIDVSPDDRRFPPALVAMSEVEFDYDDGHGIDYEPFAAFRTAEDTTDWIRAWTGNPLLSGDAFRPFGQDGTGGYAALWLVRAGRGLVEQPVVFLGSEGDVGVVARDLDSFLWLLADGLGPCEAVEQRGGDARPVPRLLALAERFAVGPRRSAREVMEEAAREFPRFEEEILALCR, encoded by the coding sequence ATGAGCATCGACGTATCGCCCGATGACCGCCGATTTCCGCCCGCGCTTGTCGCCATGTCCGAGGTTGAGTTCGACTACGACGACGGGCACGGCATCGACTACGAGCCCTTCGCCGCTTTCCGTACCGCTGAGGACACCACCGACTGGATACGGGCCTGGACCGGGAACCCCCTGCTGAGCGGTGATGCCTTTCGGCCGTTCGGGCAGGACGGGACCGGGGGTTACGCGGCGTTGTGGCTGGTCAGGGCGGGGCGGGGGCTGGTGGAGCAGCCTGTGGTTTTTCTGGGGTCGGAGGGCGACGTCGGTGTCGTCGCCCGCGACCTGGACAGCTTCCTGTGGTTGCTGGCCGACGGCCTCGGTCCCTGCGAGGCCGTGGAGCAGCGCGGCGGGGACGCCCGGCCCGTGCCGCGGCTGCTTGCCCTGGCCGAGCGGTTCGCGGTGGGGCCGCGGCGGTCGGCCAGGGAGGTCATGGAGGAGGCGGCGCGGGAGTTTCCCCGGTTCGAGGAGGAGATCCTCGCGTTGTGCCGCTGA
- a CDS encoding carboxymuconolactone decarboxylase family protein: protein MTNEYAAPHTPRLEWTKSSPAVYKAMVQLDRAAREGVDPVLLELVKIRASQLNHCAYCLDMHTKDALAAGETVQRIVQLSAWEESRHFYTEREIAAIELTEAVTVLTDGFVPDEVYGRAAKVFDETELARLIAAINVINAWNRFAVTTRMVPGAYEAGTFNH, encoded by the coding sequence ATGACGAACGAATACGCAGCTCCGCACACCCCCCGCCTGGAGTGGACGAAGTCCTCCCCCGCGGTCTACAAGGCGATGGTCCAGCTCGACCGGGCGGCCCGCGAGGGCGTCGATCCGGTGCTGCTGGAACTGGTCAAGATCCGCGCCTCGCAGCTCAACCACTGCGCGTACTGCCTCGACATGCACACGAAGGACGCCCTGGCGGCGGGCGAGACCGTACAGCGCATCGTGCAGCTCAGCGCCTGGGAGGAGTCCCGGCACTTCTACACGGAGCGGGAGATCGCGGCGATCGAACTGACCGAGGCGGTCACGGTCCTGACGGACGGTTTCGTCCCGGACGAGGTCTACGGGCGGGCCGCCAAGGTCTTCGACGAGACCGAACTGGCCCGGCTGATCGCCGCGATTAACGTGATCAACGCGTGGAACCGCTTCGCGGTGACCACGCGCATGGTCCCGGGCGCCTACGAGGCAGGCACGTTCAACCACTGA
- the pdxR gene encoding MocR-like pyridoxine biosynthesis transcription factor PdxR: protein MTESWANTRIGGVDLHLDLRGPGAVSGLRAGLMDALREAVRGGRLAPGTRLPSSRTLAADLGVARNTVADAYGALVAEGWLTARQGSGTRVAARAVPARPAPRRGTAGAAGAPVSAAAPHPAAADRPAYSLLPGFPDLSAFPRAAWVKATRRALSVAPYEAFACAYDETRGRIELRTALAGYLARTRGVDASPERIVVCSGSAHGLMLLGKVLRARRVRGVAVDAYGLPAHRDLLAAAGLRTPALPLDARGSRTEVLADLAGAPAGVGAVLLTPAHQFPTGGALHPERRAAAVDWARAAGGLILEDDYDGEFRYDGQSVGALQGLDPERVVFMGTASKSLAPGLRLAWMVLPRGLVAEVAAAKGQVDWASSTLEQLTLAEFIASGAYDRHIRAMRARYRRRRNQLVDALAELAPDIRVTGIAAGLHAVVRLPPGTERETLAVARRRGLRLEGLSGFRHPADPSPPYDALVVGYGTPSDSAWTGALDALRRVLPSRPSHPSLPPPLPSSS from the coding sequence GTGACGGAATCCTGGGCCAATACGCGCATCGGCGGGGTCGATCTCCACCTGGATCTGCGAGGCCCGGGGGCGGTCTCCGGGCTGCGGGCCGGGCTCATGGACGCGTTGCGCGAGGCCGTGCGCGGCGGGCGGCTCGCGCCGGGGACGCGGCTGCCGTCGTCCCGTACCCTCGCCGCTGACCTGGGCGTGGCCCGTAACACCGTCGCCGACGCGTACGGCGCGCTCGTCGCCGAGGGCTGGCTCACCGCGCGGCAGGGCTCCGGGACCCGGGTCGCCGCGCGGGCCGTGCCGGCGCGGCCCGCGCCCCGGCGGGGCACGGCAGGGGCGGCAGGGGCGCCGGTGAGCGCCGCCGCGCCGCATCCGGCCGCCGCCGACCGGCCCGCGTACAGCCTGCTGCCCGGCTTCCCGGACCTCTCCGCGTTCCCGCGCGCGGCCTGGGTCAAGGCCACCCGCCGCGCGCTGAGCGTCGCGCCGTACGAAGCCTTCGCCTGCGCTTACGACGAGACGCGCGGCCGGATCGAGCTGCGTACCGCGCTGGCCGGCTATCTGGCGCGGACGCGCGGCGTGGACGCGTCGCCGGAGCGGATCGTGGTCTGCTCCGGCTCGGCCCACGGGCTGATGCTGCTGGGGAAGGTGCTCAGGGCGCGCCGCGTGCGCGGGGTGGCCGTCGACGCGTACGGGCTGCCCGCGCACCGCGACCTGCTGGCCGCCGCGGGGCTGCGCACCCCCGCGCTGCCGCTCGACGCGCGCGGCAGCCGCACGGAGGTACTGGCGGACCTGGCCGGGGCGCCGGCCGGAGTCGGGGCCGTCCTGCTCACGCCCGCCCACCAGTTCCCCACCGGCGGCGCCCTCCACCCCGAGCGGCGCGCCGCCGCGGTCGACTGGGCACGCGCGGCCGGCGGGCTGATCCTGGAGGACGACTACGACGGCGAGTTCCGCTACGACGGACAGTCCGTCGGCGCGCTCCAGGGGCTCGACCCCGAGCGGGTGGTGTTCATGGGTACGGCGAGCAAGTCCCTGGCCCCCGGGCTGCGGCTCGCCTGGATGGTGCTGCCGCGCGGGCTGGTGGCGGAGGTGGCGGCGGCGAAGGGCCAGGTGGACTGGGCGTCGAGCACGCTGGAGCAGCTGACGCTGGCGGAGTTCATCGCCTCGGGCGCGTACGACCGCCATATCCGCGCCATGCGCGCCCGCTACCGGCGCCGCCGCAACCAACTGGTCGACGCGCTCGCGGAGTTGGCCCCGGACATCCGTGTCACCGGTATCGCGGCCGGTCTGCACGCCGTCGTCCGGCTGCCGCCCGGGACCGAGCGGGAGACGCTCGCGGTGGCCCGGCGGCGGGGGCTCAGGCTGGAGGGGCTGTCCGGCTTCCGGCACCCGGCCGACCCGTC